The genomic region GGCTGCCACCTGAGAGACAGCACCTGTGCTCCGCACATCTACATTGTCTTCAATTCCCAGAAAAACCGTTTTGCGATTTTTGATGGCTGGTGTATTTACCCTGAGCTTGCCTGCGGTGAGCCTGCCGAACCGGGTGAGCCGCGTGCGAATCAGACATCTGGATTTAGGAAATCAGCGCGTCGAATGTCTTTCATTTCACTCCCCCGCACGAATACGAGCCATCTCAACAACCGCCTCACCAATGTAATAGCCGCAATCACGCATCTCCCGCAAAAGCGGAACCACGGCAGGAACCAATCCGCATTCCTTGGCCCGCACTAGAACGCCTACCGTACCGGTGGCTGCGAGGTGGAGGGCTTCCGCCGCTCGTCGCGCACGATAATCGTCAATGAGCAACAACGACCCGCTACGAATAATTCCCAACTGAATGACTTCAACTTCGCC from bacterium harbors:
- a CDS encoding DUF3368 domain-containing protein — its product is MRDVVLIADSGPLIALSLISKVAILRTLYRGVCVPSAVADEIAGQGEFRQGADLFTRESWIKIEAVPSPSLTLLPVFLGKGEVEVIQLGIIRSGSLLLIDDYRARRAAEALHLAATGTVGVLVRAKECGLVPAVVPLLREMRDCGYYIGEAVVEMARIRAGE